In Portunus trituberculatus isolate SZX2019 chromosome 44, ASM1759143v1, whole genome shotgun sequence, a single window of DNA contains:
- the LOC123518791 gene encoding dnaJ homolog subfamily A member 2-like, with product MADTRLYEVLGVSRNASDSEIRKNYRKLAKEYHPDKNPAAGDKFKEISFAYEVLTDPQKREIYDRYGLKGLQEGDTGPGADDIFSHFFGGGGPFGGLFGGFGGGGLRHGPRRGPKKGENTVHRLKVSLEDLYNGKVSKLQLSKNTICTACGGEGGPPGALHPCQTCNGRGIKVTITQLGPGMVQQMQSRCPSCDGEGEVINERDRCQACLGRKVVQQTKLLEVQVDKGMRDEQRITFHGEGDQMPGVEPGDVIIVLQEKPHDVFQRSGTDLMMKKTVTLTEALCGFTTVVDHLDGRKIVVNHPPGSVLVPGCVRGIVGEGMPIYKNPFEKGDLYIRIEVDFPENYFAPEGKLKELESLLGGRPPAEEIPADSEEVNMSEYDGNGGPGSHRGQCYDEDDEHPHMGGQHVQCAHQ from the exons ATGGCAGATACCAGGCTTTACGAAGTGTTAGGCGTCTCCAGAAACGCTTCAGACTCAGAAATACGTAAG AATTACCGTAAGCTTGCCAAAGAATATCATCCAGACAAGAACCCAGCTGCAGGGGACAAATTCAAAGAAATCTCCTTCGCCTACGAGGTGTTGACTGACCCACAGAAGCGTGAGATTTATGACCGTTATGGCCTCAAAGGTTTGCAG GAAGGAGATACTGGTCCAGGAGCTGATGACATCTTCAGTCACTTCTTTGGGGGTGGAGGGCCTTTTGGGGGTCTGTTTGGAGGCTTTGGAGGTGGAGGTTTGCGTCATGGACCAAGAAGGGGACCAAAGAAAGGGGAGAATACAGTACACAGGCTGAA AGTATCTTTAGAAGATCTGTACAATGGCAAAGTGTCAAAATTGCAGCTGTCCAAAAATACAATCTGCACTGCTTGTGGAGG TGAGGGTGGACCTCCAGGGGCACTTCATCCTTGCCAGACCTGCAATGGGCGAGGCATCAAAGTCACAATAACTCAGCTGGGTCCCGGCATGGTGCAGCAGATGCAGAGTCGGTGTCCGTCttgtgatggtgaag GCGAGGTTATAAATGAACGTGACCGTTGCCAGGCATGTCTTGGCAGGAAAGTGGTACAACAGACAAAGTTGTTGGAAGTGCAGGTGGACAAGGGGATGAGGGACGAGCAGCGCATCACCTTCCATGGGGAGGGAGACCAGATGCCTGGGGTGGAGCCCGGTGACGTCATCATTGTACTTCAG gAGAAACCACATGATGTATTTCAACGGAGTGGAACTGAccttatgatgaaaaaaactgTCACATTAACCGAGGCACTATGTGGATTCACTACTGTTGTGGACCATCTAGATGGTAGAAAAATTGTAGTCAACCATCCACCTGGCTCAGTATTAGTTCCAG gaTGCGTGCGTGGCATTGTTGGTGAGGGCATGCCAATTTACAAGAATCCATTTGAGAAAGGAGATCTTTATATTCGCATAGAAGTAGATTTCCCTGAAAACTACTTTGCCCCTGAAGGAAAGTTAAAA GAACTGGAATCTCTCTTGGGGGGACGCCCACCGGCAGAAGAAATCCCCGCTGACTCTGAGGAAGTGAACATGTCAGAGTATGATGGCAATGGAGGGCCAGGCAGTCACCGGGGACAGTGCTACGATGAGGATGATGAACATCCTCACATGGGGGGCCAGCATGTACAGTGTGCACACCAGTAG